From a single Collimonas pratensis genomic region:
- a CDS encoding Fis family transcriptional regulator, with the protein MSKESIQDVVKQSLEKYFKDLGEQPPSNVYDMVISTVEKPVLEAVIARAEGNQSHAAEMLGINRNTLRKKLQQHGLL; encoded by the coding sequence ATGAGTAAAGAAAGTATCCAAGACGTGGTAAAGCAAAGCCTTGAAAAATATTTCAAGGATTTGGGCGAACAGCCGCCGTCGAATGTCTACGACATGGTGATTTCCACGGTTGAAAAACCGGTATTGGAAGCCGTGATCGCGCGCGCCGAAGGCAACCAGTCGCATGCCGCCGAAATGTTGGGCATCAATCGCAACACCCTGCGCAAAAAGTTGCAGCAGCACGGCCTTTTGTAA
- the dusB gene encoding tRNA dihydrouridine synthase DusB, with product MNIGPYFLRNNVFVAPMAGVTDRPFRQLCKELGAGYAVSEMAASNPRLWQTEKTSRRINHDGEMEPRAVQIAGADPQMLAECAKYNVDHGAQIIDINMGCPVKKVCNSWCGSALLQDEQLVARILEAVVGAVDVPVTLKFRTGWDRLNKNALSIARLAEASGIAMLTLHGRTRADGYSGDAEYQTIAAVKAAVSIPVVANGDITTPEKARQVLEYTKADAIMVGRAAQGRPWIFREIEHYLRTGEYLPAPLVQEVQQLMDEHLRAHYGFYGDYLGVRTARKHIGWYVRDLPGGEAFRQRMNLLEDCGQQLAAVNSFFESQFAFGERLQYGVAEQMAA from the coding sequence ATGAATATTGGCCCTTATTTCCTGCGCAACAATGTCTTTGTGGCACCGATGGCTGGTGTCACTGACAGGCCGTTCCGGCAGCTCTGCAAAGAGCTGGGCGCCGGCTATGCGGTGTCGGAAATGGCGGCTTCCAATCCACGCCTGTGGCAGACCGAAAAGACCTCGCGCCGCATCAACCACGATGGCGAGATGGAGCCGCGGGCGGTGCAGATCGCCGGCGCCGATCCGCAGATGCTGGCGGAGTGTGCAAAGTACAATGTCGATCACGGTGCGCAAATCATCGATATCAACATGGGCTGCCCGGTCAAGAAAGTCTGCAACAGCTGGTGCGGCTCGGCATTATTGCAAGATGAGCAACTGGTGGCGCGGATCCTGGAAGCGGTAGTCGGTGCGGTGGATGTGCCGGTGACGCTGAAATTTCGCACCGGCTGGGATCGCCTCAACAAGAATGCCTTGAGCATCGCACGCCTGGCGGAAGCCAGCGGCATCGCCATGCTGACGCTGCATGGACGCACGCGCGCCGACGGCTACAGCGGCGACGCCGAATACCAGACGATTGCGGCCGTCAAGGCTGCGGTGTCTATTCCTGTGGTCGCCAACGGCGACATCACGACGCCGGAAAAGGCGCGCCAGGTGCTGGAATACACCAAGGCCGACGCCATCATGGTCGGCCGCGCGGCACAGGGCCGGCCCTGGATTTTCCGCGAGATCGAACATTACCTGCGCACCGGCGAATACTTGCCGGCGCCGCTGGTGCAGGAAGTGCAGCAGCTGATGGATGAACACTTGCGTGCGCATTACGGATTCTATGGGGATTACCTTGGCGTCCGCACTGCGCGCAAGCATATCGGCTGGTATGTGCGCGATTTGCCGGGCGGCGAGGCATTCCGGCAGCGCATGAACCTGCTGGAAGATTGCGGCCAGCAGCTGGCAGCAGTAAATAGCTTCTTCGAATCGCAGTTTGCGTTTGGGGAGCGGTTACAATACGGGGTGGCCGAGCAGATGGCGGCCTGA
- a CDS encoding GGDEF domain-containing protein: MKLNLFPSWAQRAADPESTLESAAGKTAAAASSVSALNEEQLALVSVLHQLLQTLPQAYSGRESVKRLCQMILPASPHIRLVWVGFCQDDSEAAIKPAAIVGKALSESDHWQLSKDCFDYVAPFAQEADWEAGHDSDFQALFAPWQAHPENCSVKAALAIPLRSEKARMHGMMVFYADSQDYFSNTGHASFQAFGHVCEVIWKQSNLSHLLTRQAQIDSLTGLLTRRRIVHVYEEAVAATATDESPLSILYCQLDEFHKINDLYGWAVADNILAAFAKDTGGQLRKSDSGGRWNATEFLYVLPATDTVDAENLAAVFLSHFKNHPVNIENWSIRLALSVGVATYGADGRGLDELIHYATQHLHSSSTAAEDEL; the protein is encoded by the coding sequence ATGAAACTTAATCTCTTCCCCTCTTGGGCGCAGCGTGCTGCTGACCCCGAGTCAACGCTGGAATCGGCCGCGGGGAAAACGGCAGCCGCGGCGTCTTCCGTCTCAGCTCTGAATGAAGAGCAACTGGCGCTGGTCAGCGTCTTGCACCAGCTTCTGCAGACTTTACCGCAGGCCTACAGCGGCCGCGAAAGCGTCAAGCGCCTGTGTCAGATGATCTTGCCAGCCAGCCCGCATATCCGGCTGGTGTGGGTCGGTTTTTGCCAGGACGACTCGGAAGCGGCGATCAAGCCGGCCGCGATCGTCGGCAAAGCACTCAGCGAATCGGATCACTGGCAGCTGTCCAAGGACTGTTTTGACTATGTCGCGCCGTTTGCCCAAGAGGCCGATTGGGAAGCCGGGCACGACAGCGATTTCCAGGCCCTGTTTGCACCGTGGCAAGCCCACCCGGAAAACTGTTCCGTCAAGGCGGCGCTGGCGATACCGCTGCGCTCGGAGAAAGCCCGCATGCACGGCATGATGGTGTTTTACGCCGATAGCCAGGACTATTTCTCCAATACCGGGCACGCTTCGTTCCAGGCTTTCGGCCATGTCTGCGAGGTGATCTGGAAGCAGTCCAACCTGTCGCACCTGCTGACACGGCAGGCCCAGATCGATTCGCTGACCGGCTTGCTGACGCGGCGCCGTATCGTCCATGTCTATGAGGAAGCCGTAGCCGCCACGGCGACCGATGAGTCGCCGCTGTCCATCCTGTATTGCCAGCTGGATGAATTTCACAAGATTAACGATCTCTATGGCTGGGCCGTGGCCGACAATATCCTGGCGGCCTTCGCCAAGGATACCGGCGGCCAGTTGCGCAAGAGCGACAGCGGCGGCCGCTGGAATGCGACGGAATTCCTATATGTGTTGCCGGCGACCGACACCGTGGATGCCGAAAACCTGGCCGCGGTCTTTCTCAGCCATTTCAAGAATCATCCGGTAAATATCGAAAACTGGTCGATCCGGCTGGCGCTGTCGGTCGGGGTGGCTACCTATGGCGCCGATGGCCGCGGGCTGGACGAACTTATCCATTACGCTACCCAGCATCTGCACAGCTCCAGCACGGCAGCCGAAGACGAGCTCTAA
- a CDS encoding histidine phosphatase family protein, whose product MATTEILLIRHGETDWNLERRLQGHLDIPLNQVGQRQALALARSLDGVAIDAIFSSDLQRARQTAAPLAAARKLSLQLDAGLRERCYGALEGLRYPEAAERFPEAYAALMERAVDYRYPAGVHAAETMREFYERAVHALLAILSAGNPARIAIVTHGGVLDCIYRCANQLPLEQPRSCDIFNASINRLSWNPDWAQPLRVDGWADVAHLDELTLDEIDR is encoded by the coding sequence ATGGCAACTACTGAAATCTTATTGATACGCCACGGCGAAACGGACTGGAATCTGGAGCGCCGCCTGCAAGGCCATCTCGACATTCCGCTCAATCAGGTCGGCCAACGCCAGGCACTGGCGTTGGCGCGCAGCCTGGATGGCGTCGCCATCGATGCCATCTTCAGCAGCGATCTGCAGCGCGCCCGGCAAACCGCGGCGCCGCTGGCAGCGGCCCGCAAGCTGAGCTTGCAGCTTGACGCCGGCTTGCGCGAGCGTTGCTACGGCGCGCTGGAAGGCTTGCGCTATCCGGAAGCAGCAGAACGCTTTCCTGAAGCCTATGCTGCGCTGATGGAGCGCGCCGTCGACTATCGCTATCCGGCCGGCGTGCATGCGGCGGAAACCATGCGTGAATTTTACGAACGGGCGGTACATGCCCTGCTGGCGATACTAAGCGCCGGCAATCCGGCGCGCATAGCCATCGTCACGCATGGCGGCGTGCTTGACTGCATCTACCGCTGCGCCAACCAGTTGCCGCTGGAGCAGCCACGCAGCTGCGATATTTTCAACGCCAGCATCAATCGTCTGAGCTGGAATCCGGATTGGGCGCAGCCCTTGCGCGTGGACGGCTGGGCCGACGTCGCCCATCTGGACGAGCTGACCCTGGATGAAATCGATCGCTGA
- a CDS encoding YbhB/YbcL family Raf kinase inhibitor-like protein, whose translation MKLWSNSFKDGAYLPGEFAFAVSHPETHLSLSANRNPHFAWEQLPAATQSLVLICHDPDVPSRGDDVNQEGKTVAADLPRVDFFHWLLLDLPPSTASIAAAAFSDGVTPRGKPGPEIEGSPGLRHGLNDYTAWFASDAAMRGDYFGYDGPCPPWNDEIVHRYIFTLYALSIPRLAVTGKFTGAQVQAAMHGHILAQESIIGLYTLNPAL comes from the coding sequence ATGAAACTCTGGAGCAATTCTTTTAAGGACGGCGCTTATCTCCCTGGCGAATTCGCTTTCGCCGTCAGCCATCCGGAAACGCATCTCAGCTTGTCGGCCAACCGCAATCCCCACTTCGCCTGGGAGCAGCTGCCGGCCGCTACGCAATCGCTGGTGCTGATCTGCCACGATCCCGACGTGCCGTCACGCGGCGACGATGTCAACCAGGAAGGCAAGACAGTCGCCGCCGATTTGCCGCGTGTCGATTTTTTCCATTGGCTGCTGCTGGACCTGCCGCCAAGCACCGCCTCGATTGCCGCGGCCGCCTTCAGCGATGGCGTCACGCCGCGCGGCAAGCCCGGCCCGGAGATCGAGGGCAGCCCGGGTTTGCGTCACGGCCTGAATGACTACACCGCTTGGTTCGCCAGCGATGCCGCGATGCGCGGCGACTATTTCGGCTACGACGGCCCTTGTCCGCCGTGGAACGATGAAATCGTCCATCGCTACATCTTCACCTTGTACGCTCTCAGCATTCCGCGCCTGGCGGTGACCGGCAAATTCACCGGCGCGCAGGTACAGGCGGCCATGCACGGCCATATCCTGGCGCAGGAATCGATAATCGGTCTTTATACCTTGAACCCGGCGTTATAG
- the dtd gene encoding D-aminoacyl-tRNA deacylase gives MIALLQRVSHASVVVDGVTIGAIGAGLMVLLCAERGDSEKQADALLAKLLAYRVFSDDAGKMNRSVSDIGGGLLLVPQFTLAADTQSGTRPSFTPAAAPEDGRRLFDYFVRQAGSLHPQVQTGQFGADMKVSLTNDGPVTFWLQVKPPLVKA, from the coding sequence ATGATCGCCTTGCTGCAGCGGGTCAGCCACGCCAGCGTGGTGGTCGATGGCGTGACCATCGGCGCCATCGGCGCCGGCCTGATGGTGCTGCTGTGCGCCGAGCGTGGCGACAGCGAAAAGCAGGCCGACGCTTTGCTGGCCAAGCTGCTGGCGTACCGCGTGTTCAGCGACGACGCCGGCAAGATGAACCGCAGCGTCAGCGACATCGGCGGTGGCTTGCTGCTGGTGCCGCAGTTCACGCTGGCGGCCGATACGCAATCCGGCACGCGGCCTTCGTTCACGCCGGCAGCGGCGCCGGAAGACGGCCGCCGCCTGTTCGATTATTTTGTGCGCCAGGCAGGCAGCCTGCACCCGCAGGTGCAGACCGGGCAGTTTGGCGCCGACATGAAAGTGTCGCTGACGAATGACGGTCCGGTGACTTTCTGGCTGCAGGTAAAACCACCGCTGGTCAAAGCGTAA
- the tyrS gene encoding tyrosine--tRNA ligase: MAHDSQNASPQAGAAAENILPALSDRTLEALAITKRGVDELLIESDFARKLQRSEQSGKPLRIKLGLDPTAPDLHLGHTVVLNKMRQLQDLGHNVIFLIGDFTSMIGDPSGRNITRPPLTREQIEENAKTYFAQASLVLDPARTEIRYNSEWSDKLGARGMIQLSAKYTVARILEREDFTKRYKAGTPISVHELLYPLMQGYDSVALESDLELGGTDQKFNLLVGRELQKDYGQEPQCILTMPLLEGLDGIEKMSKSKGNYIGITEPANTMFAKVMSISDVMMWRYYELLSFKSLAQIAAYKTQVEGGQNPRDIKVALAQEIVARFHNQQAAEDALSDFNNRAKGGIPDDIPELTLSGAPLGIGQLLKQANLCPSTSEALRMVEQGGVRIDGAVISDKGLKVDAATFVIQVGKRKFARVTLTA, from the coding sequence ATGGCTCACGATTCTCAAAACGCATCACCGCAAGCAGGCGCTGCTGCTGAAAACATCCTGCCGGCGCTGTCGGACCGCACCCTGGAAGCGCTGGCGATCACCAAGCGCGGCGTCGACGAACTGCTGATCGAGAGCGATTTTGCGCGCAAGCTGCAGCGTTCCGAACAAAGCGGCAAACCGCTCCGCATCAAGCTCGGCCTGGACCCGACCGCACCCGATCTGCACCTCGGCCACACCGTGGTGCTGAACAAGATGCGCCAGCTGCAGGACCTCGGCCACAACGTGATTTTCCTGATCGGCGACTTCACTTCGATGATCGGCGATCCTTCCGGCCGCAACATCACGCGGCCGCCGCTGACGCGCGAACAGATCGAAGAAAACGCCAAGACTTATTTTGCCCAGGCCAGCCTGGTGCTGGATCCGGCCCGCACCGAAATCCGCTACAACTCGGAATGGTCGGACAAGCTCGGCGCGCGCGGCATGATCCAGCTGTCGGCCAAATACACGGTGGCGCGCATCCTGGAACGCGAGGATTTCACCAAGCGCTACAAGGCCGGCACGCCGATCTCGGTGCACGAACTGCTGTACCCGCTGATGCAGGGCTACGATTCGGTAGCGCTGGAATCCGACCTGGAGCTGGGCGGCACTGACCAGAAATTCAATTTGCTGGTGGGGCGCGAGCTGCAAAAGGATTACGGCCAGGAGCCGCAATGCATCTTGACCATGCCGCTGCTGGAAGGCCTGGACGGCATCGAGAAGATGTCCAAGTCCAAGGGCAACTACATCGGCATCACCGAGCCGGCCAACACCATGTTCGCCAAGGTGATGAGCATTTCGGACGTCATGATGTGGCGCTACTACGAGCTGCTGTCGTTCAAGTCGCTGGCGCAGATCGCCGCCTACAAGACGCAGGTCGAGGGCGGCCAGAACCCGCGCGACATAAAGGTGGCGCTGGCGCAGGAAATCGTGGCGCGCTTCCATAATCAGCAAGCGGCGGAAGACGCCTTGAGCGATTTCAATAACCGCGCCAAGGGCGGGATTCCGGACGACATTCCTGAGCTGACCTTGAGCGGTGCGCCGCTCGGCATTGGCCAGTTGCTCAAGCAAGCCAATCTCTGTCCGTCCACCTCCGAAGCCTTGCGCATGGTGGAGCAGGGCGGGGTGCGGATTGATGGTGCGGTGATCAGCGACAAAGGTTTGAAGGTCGATGCGGCAACTTTCGTGATACAGGTCGGCAAGCGCAAGTTCGCCCGCGTTACCCTGACCGCATGA
- a CDS encoding M23 family metallopeptidase — protein MSLKDKIINLRSSIKPFFQQIPVLFTDSSRKTRIVSASAVLLTLVAFGAAGVAPLPTDPDDVPVRAISAELELPSLSEQIAKLEAQQQLYVAEDKMRAGDTLAALLTRLGVDDDEAAGFIKSDSSARAMLRLKPGTAVQAQTSNDGQLQMLRATMADGRDNSPKNLLIRRDGDKFSVAEETPTVERRVEMHTGVIRSSLFAATDAADIPDSVASQIVAMFGTNINFASDLKRGDHFNVAYETFWQDGQFLRAGRILAGEFVNGGKPFQAVWFDDPDSSGQGGYYGFDGKSLKKAFLKSPLTFTRISSGFSMRIHPILGKWKKHTGVDFAAAMGTPIHATADGVIDFAGVESGYGNVVIIKHDSKYSTVYAHMSRFAPTSRKGSKVSQGDVIGYVGMTGWATGPHLHYEFRVANEPRDPLSVVVPTASPLAGAELQRFKTVAADITHRFNLLSGSEAPAAKPAAPTTKLASK, from the coding sequence ATGTCTCTCAAAGATAAAATCATCAACTTGCGGTCCAGTATCAAGCCGTTTTTCCAGCAGATACCCGTCCTGTTTACTGATTCTTCACGTAAAACCCGTATAGTCTCCGCTTCCGCCGTGCTGTTGACTCTGGTCGCCTTCGGCGCGGCCGGTGTTGCTCCGCTGCCAACTGATCCTGACGATGTGCCGGTTCGGGCGATTTCCGCTGAACTGGAATTGCCCAGTTTGAGTGAGCAGATTGCCAAGCTTGAAGCCCAGCAACAATTGTACGTTGCGGAAGACAAGATGCGCGCCGGCGATACCCTGGCGGCCTTGCTGACACGGCTGGGCGTGGACGACGATGAGGCCGCCGGTTTCATCAAGTCCGACAGCAGCGCGCGCGCCATGCTGCGCCTCAAGCCGGGCACCGCCGTACAAGCGCAAACCAGCAATGACGGCCAATTGCAGATGCTGCGCGCCACCATGGCCGACGGCCGCGACAACTCGCCCAAGAACCTGCTGATCCGACGCGACGGCGACAAATTCAGCGTTGCCGAAGAAACACCGACGGTTGAACGGCGCGTCGAAATGCATACCGGCGTGATTCGCTCCTCGCTGTTCGCCGCCACCGATGCGGCAGATATTCCGGACAGCGTGGCGTCGCAGATTGTCGCCATGTTCGGCACCAATATCAATTTTGCCTCCGACCTGAAGCGTGGCGACCATTTCAATGTCGCTTATGAAACATTCTGGCAAGACGGCCAGTTCCTGCGCGCCGGCCGCATCCTGGCGGGCGAATTCGTCAACGGCGGCAAACCGTTCCAGGCAGTCTGGTTCGACGATCCTGACAGCAGCGGCCAGGGCGGCTATTACGGTTTCGACGGCAAGTCGCTGAAAAAGGCCTTCCTGAAATCACCGCTGACCTTTACCCGCATTTCATCCGGCTTCTCGATGCGCATCCACCCCATCCTCGGCAAGTGGAAAAAGCACACCGGCGTCGATTTCGCTGCGGCCATGGGTACGCCGATCCACGCTACCGCCGACGGCGTGATCGACTTCGCCGGCGTCGAGAGCGGCTACGGCAATGTGGTCATCATCAAGCACGACAGCAAGTATTCCACGGTGTACGCTCACATGAGCCGCTTCGCGCCGACCTCGCGCAAAGGCAGCAAAGTCAGCCAGGGCGACGTCATCGGCTATGTCGGCATGACCGGCTGGGCCACCGGCCCGCATCTGCACTATGAGTTCCGCGTCGCCAACGAGCCGCGCGACCCGCTCTCGGTGGTGGTGCCTACCGCCAGCCCGCTGGCAGGCGCCGAGCTGCAGCGTTTCAAGACGGTGGCGGCGGATATCACCCATCGCTTCAACCTGCTGAGCGGCAGCGAAGCACCAGCGGCAAAACCGGCAGCACCGACCACCAAGCTGGCATCAAAGTAA
- a CDS encoding anhydro-N-acetylmuramic acid kinase encodes MSTPNSPSNLYIGLMSGTSLDGVDGVIAAFAAAPEQQAVATLASAYVPFSAGLRAELMALQSAGQDEIEREALVANTLAAHYAACVERLLADADLKPGQIRAIGVHGQTIRHRPELGFTRQANNPSLLAELTGIDVIADFRSRDVAAGGQGAPLVPAFHQAVFADPAQTRVVVNIGGIGNISVLHGQAAESEERDVIGFDTGPGNVLMDLWIKRHLDKDYDKDGNWAASGQPSAALLAHMRKEEYFAAAPPKSTGRDLFHAAWLDQQLSHTAPLKLSPADVQATLATLTATTIADAIVRHAPAAETVYVCGGGAYNPYLMMQLAQALQSHGLRAHVQSTAALGIAPNHVEAVAFAWLALRFDQRLPGNLPLVTGARGARILGALYPA; translated from the coding sequence ATGTCCACACCAAACTCCCCCAGCAATCTTTACATCGGGCTGATGTCCGGCACCAGCCTGGATGGCGTCGATGGCGTCATCGCCGCCTTTGCCGCCGCGCCGGAACAGCAGGCGGTCGCCACCCTGGCCTCGGCCTACGTGCCGTTTTCCGCCGGCTTGCGCGCCGAGCTGATGGCCCTGCAAAGCGCCGGCCAGGATGAAATCGAACGTGAAGCGCTGGTGGCCAATACCCTGGCCGCCCACTACGCCGCCTGCGTCGAACGCTTGCTGGCCGACGCCGACCTGAAGCCTGGACAGATTCGCGCCATTGGCGTCCACGGCCAGACCATCCGCCATCGCCCCGAGCTCGGCTTTACGCGCCAGGCCAACAATCCGTCGCTGCTGGCGGAGCTGACCGGCATCGACGTCATCGCCGATTTCCGCAGCCGCGACGTCGCCGCCGGCGGCCAGGGCGCGCCGCTGGTCCCGGCCTTTCACCAGGCGGTGTTCGCCGATCCGGCGCAAACCCGGGTAGTGGTGAATATCGGCGGCATCGGCAACATCAGCGTCTTGCATGGCCAGGCGGCTGAGAGCGAGGAGCGCGATGTGATCGGCTTCGATACCGGACCGGGCAATGTGCTGATGGATTTGTGGATCAAGCGCCATCTGGACAAGGATTACGATAAAGACGGTAATTGGGCCGCCAGCGGCCAGCCTTCGGCCGCCTTGCTGGCGCACATGCGCAAGGAAGAATATTTTGCCGCTGCACCGCCCAAGAGCACCGGCCGCGACCTGTTCCATGCTGCTTGGCTAGACCAGCAATTAAGTCATACGGCGCCATTGAAGCTGAGCCCGGCCGACGTCCAGGCCACCCTGGCGACGCTGACCGCCACCACGATCGCAGATGCCATTGTGCGTCACGCGCCCGCAGCAGAAACCGTGTATGTCTGCGGCGGCGGCGCCTATAACCCTTATCTGATGATGCAACTGGCACAGGCTCTGCAAAGCCATGGACTGCGGGCACACGTGCAGTCGACCGCAGCGCTGGGGATTGCCCCCAACCATGTCGAGGCAGTGGCGTTCGCCTGGCTGGCGCTGCGCTTCGACCAGCGCTTGCCCGGCAACCTGCCATTGGTGACTGGCGCGCGCGGTGCGCGCATCTTGGGCGCGCTATACCCGGCCTGA
- the erpA gene encoding iron-sulfur cluster insertion protein ErpA — protein sequence MNAVAEIQDVVASPIVFTDSAAAKVAQLIEEEGNPDLKLRVFVQGGGCSGFQYGFTFDEIVNEDDTTMSKNGVQLLIDSMSYQYLVGAEIDYKDDLEGAQFVIKNPNATTTCGCGSSFSA from the coding sequence ATGAATGCTGTCGCTGAAATCCAAGATGTAGTCGCATCCCCTATCGTGTTTACCGATAGCGCCGCCGCCAAAGTTGCGCAACTGATCGAAGAAGAAGGCAATCCCGACCTGAAATTGCGCGTATTCGTGCAGGGTGGCGGCTGTTCCGGTTTCCAGTACGGTTTCACTTTTGATGAAATCGTCAATGAAGACGACACCACCATGAGCAAGAACGGCGTGCAGCTGCTGATCGACTCGATGAGCTACCAGTACCTGGTCGGCGCCGAAATCGATTACAAGGACGACCTGGAAGGCGCGCAATTCGTGATCAAGAACCCGAACGCGACCACCACTTGCGGTTGCGGTTCTTCGTTCTCGGCCTGA
- a CDS encoding bactofilin family protein gives MFNRKAKSTIDSLIGSSTSIQGDVHFKGGLRIDGHVKGNVVAEIGQASVLVISESAKVEGEVRVAHLVVNGEISGNVFSSELLELQPKARITGDVNYKALEMHSGALVSGKLTHEQNVIEPVLKLAMTQSA, from the coding sequence ATGTTCAACCGCAAAGCAAAGAGCACCATCGACAGCCTGATCGGTTCGTCGACCAGCATCCAGGGCGATGTCCACTTCAAGGGCGGTCTGCGCATCGACGGCCATGTCAAGGGCAATGTGGTGGCTGAAATCGGCCAGGCCAGCGTGCTGGTGATTTCCGAGAGCGCCAAGGTGGAGGGCGAAGTGCGGGTCGCGCATCTGGTGGTCAACGGCGAAATCAGCGGCAACGTTTTCTCGTCGGAACTGCTTGAATTGCAGCCGAAAGCCCGCATAACTGGCGATGTCAATTACAAGGCGCTGGAAATGCATAGCGGCGCGCTGGTAAGCGGCAAGCTGACCCATGAACAGAACGTGATCGAACCGGTGCTAAAACTTGCCATGACGCAATCTGCCTGA
- a CDS encoding DUF6776 family protein: MKYKLWVRRMSISAPKMTVKSHFPWPLKALFLIVVLGFGGAIAMWMYDLGRDFTGHSPGISKQQLADLNEKVSSLTAERDRFSTTVNAAESRMNIEKAAQEQLGHQIKVLEAENAKLKEDLAFFEGLLPNATGNQGITIQRLTAELQTPTQLRYRMLIMQGGKAPNFTGEMQLLVTATVAGKSTVLTFPGAGATAADKAAYKLDFKYYQRVEAELTLPEGAVVKAIQAKVMDKGQMRAQQTTNL; this comes from the coding sequence ATGAAGTACAAGCTGTGGGTTCGGCGCATGTCGATTTCGGCGCCGAAAATGACCGTGAAAAGCCATTTTCCGTGGCCGCTGAAGGCGCTTTTCCTGATCGTGGTGCTCGGTTTCGGCGGCGCCATCGCCATGTGGATGTACGATCTGGGCCGCGATTTTACCGGCCACAGTCCGGGCATCAGCAAGCAGCAGCTGGCCGACCTGAATGAAAAGGTGAGCAGCCTGACGGCGGAGCGCGACCGCTTTTCGACCACCGTCAACGCCGCCGAAAGCCGGATGAATATCGAGAAGGCGGCGCAAGAACAACTGGGTCACCAGATCAAGGTGCTGGAAGCCGAAAACGCCAAGCTGAAAGAGGACCTGGCGTTTTTTGAGGGTTTGCTGCCGAATGCGACCGGCAACCAAGGCATTACCATTCAGCGCCTGACCGCGGAATTGCAGACGCCGACGCAGCTGCGTTATCGGATGCTGATTATGCAGGGCGGCAAAGCGCCTAATTTCACCGGCGAAATGCAATTGCTGGTGACGGCGACGGTGGCGGGGAAAAGTACGGTGCTGACTTTCCCGGGCGCCGGCGCGACGGCGGCAGACAAGGCTGCCTACAAGTTGGATTTCAAGTATTACCAGCGGGTCGAGGCCGAACTGACTTTGCCGGAAGGCGCAGTGGTCAAGGCGATTCAAGCCAAGGTCATGGACAAAGGCCAGATGCGGGCGCAGCAAACCACTAATTTGTAA
- the argC gene encoding N-acetyl-gamma-glutamyl-phosphate reductase encodes MIKVGIVGGTGYTGVELLRLLATHPQVQLQAVTSRKEDGMPIADMYPSLRGRVALAFSAPEKAKLTECDVVFFATPHGVAMAQTPELLAAGVKVIDLAADFRLQDTAVFEKWYKMPHSCPELLKEAVYGLPELNRAAIKDARIIGNPGCYPTTMQLGLAPLLKAGVVDAGHLIADCKSGVSGAGRKAEVAMLFSEASDNFKAYGVSGHRHSPETVEQLGKLTEQKIGLLFTPHLVPMIRGMHSTIYARLTKELDNAALQALFEDAYKNEPFVDVMPFGAHPETRSTRSSNMLRIALHRPNDGDTVVVLVVQDNLVKGSAGQAVQCMNLMFGLEETTGLMHVPVMP; translated from the coding sequence ATGATCAAAGTCGGGATTGTGGGTGGTACGGGTTATACCGGGGTCGAGTTGCTGCGTTTGCTGGCAACCCATCCGCAGGTGCAGTTGCAGGCGGTGACTTCGCGCAAGGAAGACGGCATGCCGATTGCGGACATGTATCCGTCGCTGCGCGGGCGCGTTGCGCTGGCCTTTTCGGCGCCTGAAAAAGCCAAGTTGACCGAATGCGATGTCGTCTTCTTCGCTACCCCGCATGGCGTCGCCATGGCGCAGACGCCGGAGCTGCTGGCAGCCGGCGTCAAGGTGATCGACCTGGCCGCCGACTTCCGCCTGCAGGACACCGCAGTTTTCGAAAAATGGTACAAGATGCCGCACAGCTGCCCTGAGCTGCTGAAAGAAGCCGTGTACGGTTTGCCTGAGCTGAACCGCGCCGCCATCAAGGATGCGCGCATCATCGGCAACCCTGGCTGCTATCCGACCACGATGCAACTCGGCCTCGCGCCTCTGCTGAAGGCTGGGGTGGTAGATGCCGGACATCTGATCGCCGATTGCAAATCGGGCGTTTCCGGCGCCGGCCGCAAGGCCGAGGTCGCCATGCTGTTCTCGGAAGCCAGTGACAATTTCAAGGCTTACGGCGTCTCCGGCCACCGTCATTCACCGGAAACCGTGGAGCAGCTCGGCAAACTTACAGAACAGAAAATCGGCTTGCTGTTTACGCCGCATCTGGTGCCGATGATACGCGGCATGCATTCCACCATTTACGCGCGCCTGACCAAGGAGCTCGACAACGCCGCGCTGCAGGCGCTCTTCGAGGATGCCTACAAGAACGAGCCGTTCGTCGACGTCATGCCGTTCGGCGCGCATCCGGAAACCCGTTCCACCCGCAGCTCGAACATGCTACGCATCGCTCTGCATCGCCCGAACGACGGCGATACCGTGGTGGTGCTGGTGGTACAGGACAATCTGGTCAAGGGCTCAGCCGGCCAGGCAGTACAGTGCATGAACCTCATGTTTGGCCTGGAAGAAACGACTGGTCTGATGCACGTGCCGGTCATGCCATGA